The Shewanella sp. KX20019 genome window below encodes:
- a CDS encoding VC0807 family protein, with amino-acid sequence MSSTSTHKPRPLVDLIVSIAIPAFILMKLSGEDQLGASGGLMLALSFPLGWGIFELIKYKKFNFIALLGLANVLLTGGIGLLALDLKWLAIKEAAIPAAIGIAVIISTFTSKPLIKAIIFNPAVMDVDKIIKRLQQNNCVAAFEQRLMKATYLVAGSFAFSAIMNYVLAKWIVTSPTGTSEFNEQLGQLTLYSYPMIALPSMLMMMGTFYYLWRTIHDLTGLKLEEVLANQ; translated from the coding sequence ATGAGTAGTACATCGACACATAAACCTCGGCCTTTGGTTGACCTGATAGTGAGCATTGCCATACCCGCTTTTATTCTAATGAAGCTAAGTGGTGAAGATCAGTTAGGGGCGAGTGGTGGATTAATGTTGGCGTTAAGCTTTCCATTGGGTTGGGGCATATTTGAGCTGATAAAGTATAAGAAGTTTAATTTTATCGCCTTGCTTGGGTTAGCCAATGTGCTGTTGACCGGTGGAATTGGTTTATTAGCACTTGACCTTAAGTGGCTGGCAATCAAAGAGGCCGCCATTCCAGCGGCTATCGGTATTGCCGTCATTATTTCGACCTTTACTTCTAAACCATTAATTAAAGCCATTATATTTAATCCTGCAGTGATGGATGTTGATAAGATCATTAAGCGACTGCAGCAGAACAATTGTGTGGCTGCATTTGAACAACGATTAATGAAGGCCACCTATTTGGTTGCGGGTTCGTTCGCGTTCTCCGCCATTATGAATTATGTACTGGCTAAATGGATCGTCACTAGCCCAACAGGCACCTCTGAATTTAATGAGCAGTTAGGGCAGTTGACCTTATACAGTTATCCGATGATAGCCTTGCCATCTATGTTGATGATGATGGGAACATTTTATTATTTATGGCGAACTATCCATGATTTAACGGGGCTTAAGCTGGAAGAGGTTTTGGCAAATCAGTAA